From the Girardinichthys multiradiatus isolate DD_20200921_A chromosome 22, DD_fGirMul_XY1, whole genome shotgun sequence genome, one window contains:
- the fam83ha gene encoding protein FAM83H has protein sequence MARRSQCSSAGDNPLDPNYLPPHYREEYRLAVDALVEDSLEGYYRILHNVDVVEFLSATEIQYIQSSVQPAKQSILSEQQFLESDGEGSSDTYWPIHSDLDVPGLDLGWPQVHHFIEPTEVTTLVNPPEPDMPSIKEQARRLIKNAQQVVAMVMDMFTDVDIFADILNAARRRVAVYILLDEHNAEHFVNMVANCRVNLQAFPFICVRTVSGITYQCRSGKSFKGQMMDRFLLTDCRAVLSGNYSFMWSFEKLHRCMAHLFLGQLVTTFDEEFRILFAQSQPLNVENMLSQMEDLSILQKRQFPTESTALYREPKGFQSLDIPSESWGGHSYEEQIDGNLRIMALKRQGSLRGPADVYNRFAPQQPRMDPGFDQGPSRMLMMDNPALKRHSYAEDVPGRYSFPFLPQQGVPEPEQRGKLFHRDQQPYPGPGPEEEYSSHDKFWNQGHLTGEQYLVPGLQEVPLPEFEPGLNYLSSNRNPDFDQGSDKLLPPADLPFTSPHPKRLGIGLPYVCQTSPTASNSADQRTFFHDPAINRKDPTVKQKLRNWRIGSYLSAFDNPEDEGLPTVPTQPSDPFEEHLNLIPQTAPGTDLTASKIPNVKEFKVTGIPRVSQMPSYAKAATEDKPKKFLDEPALLAAETKTTPTLSETPSTAEGRKTEEEDQKQPKSTAIHRDDSFRRKYNAAMQRSSRLRSSLIFSSLEQQTPHETTTADQDDDGSDKTEQTKLSLVSQVLGQKRSAAREPYEWSRYIKSTPETLKPDDVGKKDEDKHSSSGKGSQGLSERPEAKEPLRQITGEQVSVSPSMPRAKFPEAEAPKTDLPVQPTIPLLCYVDMNDPDDRLMFFKELAAKRKVAKAAEALKEKEKAELKPQPELKNKEKVLLKEISETSIPKDLVKKSVVENENSSSKDSNTSKTSNEQKTQPKKTEVEASLSVSAETDEHLSKPLEDPTLSNPFVQESLSPLIPRSKPTKAELPKINQPLQLTSPLLTAPLYVDMSDADNRLMFFKELAAKRKASEAKKGKEKAPMKPQAELQNPSGGQNEQNPPKGTLESVKPIAKDSSVKNTTVSTDTSDSASSSLKDDENARKQDSLFKNDSSAPSTSEQAVKVSAELLKTDLEKQSADETKTSQSKSSEHPTVSETSVEGSPEETNAAHTAISSHAEDVDKRECLTSETVSDLPSSVENSSSSDPQNTESFQLETNICSSPPPSEAETTLELGSFEPPISTSDTHPLDSDLQNHPVAAEETLFSDSPQDIYSSTNVTSTPSPDVDEIKLQEPVSSSQQESSESSKEPLQNSDSRHNQAHLDAVPQSASFENTSVADAANVESDVSPDKKAADLQPNKLNSTTETNGEESSAATPSVGVLEKNVPELEQEESAAKVHEALESPDSRSPAVCSPPPNSSLLGESCPEGSVSEPHLEKTISSITAPGDTQLEAVPSETGSLENTASCNASQLEKTEPPQDAPMQTDASSNLKLTDLKAPLAAETLTSSSMSESDQSVWDTETKKSETSVSTMPNLSDTNSISNETQPKSEESLVQPTSQSLSSPSEPTTVATAEADLSCKTSEAVTPECQTPETPAPQESSKKESQSVETDEKNSNNLEDKHTSQKPSTEESANTEKTKHQSNQSNCSETATSKQPKLSQSRYHSSTVNVLSSSNLRDDTKLLLEQISANSQSRNEATKESPVTDDEKEDKADKNAKNEKELGYTTCIRGQTKSIEEREKLLERIQSMRKERKVYSRFEMAP, from the exons ATGGCGCGCCGCTCTCAGTGTTCCTCTGCTGGGGATAACCCCCTGGACCCCAACTACCTCCCTCCCCACTACCGGGAGGAGTACCGCCTGGCTGTCGACGCCCTGGTCGAGGACAGCTTGGAAGGATACTATCGAATTCTCCATAATGTGGACGTGGTGGAGTTTTTGTCCGCGACTGAAATCCAGTACATCCAGAGCTCCGTTCAGCCTGCGAAGCAGAGCATCCTCTCTGAGCAGCAGTTCCTGGAGAGTGATGGAGAGGGCTCCTCGGACACTTATTGGCCGATTCACTCTGACCTTGACGTCCCAGGTCTGGACCTTGGCTGGCCTCAGGTGCATCACTTCATTGAACCCACAGAGGTCACAACTCTTGTTAACCCCCCTGAGCCAGACATGCCGAGCATCAAGGAGCAGGCCCGACGACTCATCAAGAACGCCCAGCAG GTCGTTGCTATGGTGATGGACATGTTTACTGATGTTGACATATTTGCGGATATTCTCAATGCTGCGAGGAGGAGAGTTGCTGTCTACATCCTGCTGGACGAGCACAATGCTGAGCACTTTGTTAACATGGTGGCAAACTGTAGAGTCAATCTGCAGGCCTTTCCA TTTATATGTGTGAGAACAGTATCCGGAATAACATATCAGTGCCGCTCAGGGAAATCCTTCAAAGGACAGATGATGGATCGCTTTCTGTTGACCGACTGCCGAGCTGTGCTGAGTGGAAATTACAG CTTCATGTGGTCTTTTGAGAAGCTGCACCGCTGCATGGCGCACCTGTTCCTTGGACAGCTTGTGACCACCTTTGATGAGGAGTTCCGGATACTGTTCGCTCAGTCCCAGCCGCTGAATGTTGAAAATATGCTTTCTCAGATGGAGGATTTAAGCATTTTACAAAAGAGACAATTTCCCACTGAAAGCACTGCACTGTACAGAGAGCCTAAAGGGTTCCAGTCTCTGGACATTCCTTCTGAGAGTTGGGGAGGACATTCGTATGAAGAGCAAATTGATGGGAATTTGAGGATTATGGCTCTTAAAAGGCAGGGGTCCCTCCGCGGACCTGCTGATGTGTATAATAGGTTTGCTCCCCAACAGCCACGCATGGACCCCGGTTTTGATCAGGGCCCCTCACGGATGTTGATGATGGATAATCCTGCTTTAAAGCGACACTCTTATGCTGAAGATGTTCCAGGCAGATACTCTTTCCCATTCTTGCCACAACAAGGAGTGCCTGAGCCCGAACAGAGGGGAAAGCTTTTTCACAGGGACCAGCAgccttatccgggaccaggacCAGAAGAAGAATACAGCAGCCATGATAAGTTCTGGAACCAAGGCCACTTGACAGGAGAACAGTACCTTGTACCAGGTTTACAAGAGGTACCACTACCTGAATTTGAGCCTGGTCTTAATTATTTATCATCTAACAGAAATCCAGACTTTGATCAAGGCTCAGATAAATTACTACCACCGGCGGATTTACCATTTACTTCCCCTCACCCCAAAAGACTGGGGATAGGGCTGCCATACGTCTGTCAAACGTCTCCTACGGCCTCAAACTCTGCCGATCAGAGGACTTTTTTCCATGACCCTGCAATAAACCGCAAGGATCCCACTGTGAAACAGaagctgagaaactggaggattGGCTCATACCTCAGTGCATTTGATAATCCAGAGGATGAAGGCCTCCCAACGGTGCCAACTCAGCCGTCAGATCCTTTTGAAGAACATCTAAATCTTATCCCACAAACTGCCCCAGGAACAGATTTAACAGCTTCCAAAATACCCAACGTCAAAGAGTTTAAGGTTACTGGCATACCTAGGGTCAGCCAGATGCCAAGTTACGCCAAAGCCGCAACTGAAGATAAACCCAAGAAATTTCTAGATGAGCCTGCTCTATTGGCAGCAGAAACCAAAACCACACCGACACTTTCTGAAACCCCTTCCACAGCTGAGGGGAGAAAAACTGAGGAGGAGGACCAAAAACAGCCAAAAAGTACAGCGATTCACAGGGACGACTCTTTCAGGAGGAAATACAATGCAGCAATGCAAAGAAGTTCCAGGTTAAGGTCTTCCCTGATATTTAGCTCCTTGGAGCAACAGACCCCTCATGAAACTACTACTGCTGACCAAGACGATGATGGAAGTGACAAAACCGAACAGACCAAACTCTCCCTCGTTTCTCAGGTTTTGGGACAGAAGAGGTCTGCTGCAAGAGAACCTTATGAATGGAGTCGTTACATAAAATCCACCCCAGAAACACTCAAACCAGATGATGTGGGCAAAAAAGACGAGGATAAACACTCATCAAGTGGGAAAGGTTCCCAAGGCCTTTCAGAAAGGCCAGAGGCAAAGGAGCCATTAAGACAAATAACTGGAGAGCAAGTTAGTGTTTCACCATCGATGCCTCGGGCCAAGTTCCCTGAAGCTGAGGCACCCAAAACTGATCTGCCGGTACAACCGACTATACCTCTGCTTTGTTATGTAGATATGAATGATCCAGATGACAGGctcatgttttttaaagaacttGCAGCAAAACGTAAAGTTGCTAAAGCTGCAGAAGCtctaaaggaaaaagagaaggCAGAGTTAAAACCACAACCAGAACTCAAAAACAAGGAAAAGGTTCTTCTAAAAGAAATCTCTGAAACTTCAATACCTAAAGATTTAGTCAAAAAGTCTGTTGTAGAGAATGAAAATTCCAGCAGCAAAGACTCCAATACCTCCAAAACTTCTAATGAACAAAAAACCCAACCCAAGAAAACTGAGGTTGAGGCTAGCCTTTctgtttcagcagaaacggaTGAACATCTTAGTAAACCTCTAGAAGACCCAACTCTGTCAAATCCGTTTGTTCAAGAAAGTTTGTCACCACTGATTCCTCGATCCAAACCAACAAAAGCTGAACTGCCTAAAATCAATCAGCCGTTACAACTGACCAGCCCTTTACTTACAGCTCCATTGTATGTAGATATGAGTGATGCTGATAATAGGCTCATGTTCTTTAAAGAGTTGGCAGCAAAACGAAAAGCTTCAGAAGCTAAAAAGGGAAAAGAGAAGGCACCAATGAAACCACAAGCAGAACTCCAGAACCCTTCAGGGGGCCAGAACGAACAGAATCCTCCAAAGGGAACGCTAGAAAGTGTAAAACCTATAGCGAAGGATTCTTCTGTAAAAAACACCACAGTATCCACAGACACATCAGACTCAGCTTCTTCCTCTTTAAAGGATGATGAAAATGCCAGGAAGCAGGACAGTCTTTTCAAAAATGATTCCAGTGCCCCCAGTACTTCTGAACAAGCAGTCAAGGTTTCTGCTGAGTTGTTGAAAACAGACTTGGAAAAGCAATCTGCTGAcgaaacaaaaacaagtcagAGCAAATCATCAGAACACCCAACTGTATCAGAAACCTCTGTAGAAGGTTCACCCGAGGAAACCAATGCTGCTCACACAGCTATTTCATCTCATGCAGAAGACGTTGACAAAAGAGAATGCCTTACTTCAGAAACTGTTTCAGACCTTCCCAGTTCAGTGGAAAATTCATCATCTTCTGACCCCCAAAACACTGAATCATTTCAGCTAGAAACCAACATCTGCTCCTCTCCACCTCCATCTGAAGCAGAAACTACCTTGGAATTAGGCTCATTTGAACCACCAATCTCTACCTCTGATACACATCCACTTGACTCAGACTTGCAGAACCACCCTGTCGCTGCAGAAGAGACTTTATTTTCTGATTCTCCCCAAGACATTTACAGCTCCACAAATGTTACTAGCACACCGTCTCCAGATGTTGATGAAATCAAATTGCAGGAACCTGTCAGCTCCTCTCAGCAGGAGTCTTCAGAATCATCCAAAGAACCCTTACAAAACTCTGACAGCCGGCACAATCAAGCTCATCTAGATGCTGTTCCCCAATCTGCTTCATTCGAGAACACCTCAGTGGCCGATGCTGCAAATGTCGAGTCTGATGTTTCTCCAGACAAAAAGGCTGCTGATCTGCAGCCAAACAAGTTAAATTCCACCACAGAGACGAACGGGGAAGAATCTTCTGCTGCTACACCTTCAGTTGGAGTATTAGAGAAAAATGTTCCTGAATTAGAGCAAGAAGAGTCAGCTGCAAAAGTGCATGAGGCCCTTGAATCACCTGACAGCCGATCTCCCGCTGTTTGCTCACCTCCACCTAATTCCAGTTTGCTTGGTGAATCTTGTCCAGAAGGCTCAGTTTCTGAACCACATTTGGAAAAGACAATTTCATCGATCACAGCTCCAGGTGACACCCAACTTGAAGCTGTGCCTTCGGAAACAGGATCACTTGAAAATACAGCGTCTTGTAATGCCTCACAGTTGGAAAAAACTGAACCTCCTCAAGATGCACCAATGCAAACTGACGCCTCCTCCAACCTTAAACTAACAGACTTGAAAGCACCCTTAGCTGCTGAAACATTAACGTCTTCCTCAATGTCAGAGTCAGACCAGTCAGTTTGGGACACTGAAACTAAAAAATCAGAAACCAGTGTCTCTACGATGCCAAACCTCTCAGATACAAACTCAATATCCAATGAGACACAACCAAAATCAGAGGAATCTCTTGTTCAGCCTACATCGCAATCACTGAGCAGTCCAAGCGAACCTACCACTGTGGCCACAGCTGAGGCTGATTTGTCATGCAAAACATCTGAAGCAGTCACTCCTGAATGCCAAACACCAGAGACACCTGCCCCTCAGGAGAGTAGTAAAAAAGAGTCTCAGTCAGTGGAGACAGATGAGAAAAACTCCAACAATCTCGAGGATAAACATACGAGCCAGAAACCTTCCACTGAGGAATCTgcaaacacagagaaaacaaaacaccaatcaAATCAGAGTAACTGCTCTGAAACAGCAACGTCCAAGCAGCCCAAATTGAGTCAGTCTCGCTACCACTCGTCAACAGTAAACGTGCTCTCGAGCAGCAACCTCCGAGATGACACAaagctgctgctggagcagattTCTGCCAACTCCCAAAGTAGGAATGAAGCAACAAAAGAGTCTCCCGTCACAGACGACGAGAAAGAAGACAAGGCCGACAAAAATgccaaaaatgaaaaggaattGGGTTACACGACATGTATCAGGGGGCAAACTAAATCAATTGAGGAGCGCGAGAAACTGCTGGAGAGGATTCAGAGCATGAGAAAGGAGAGGAAAGTTTACAGTCGTTTTGAG ATGGCACCTTAG